Proteins encoded by one window of Thermodesulfovibrionales bacterium:
- a CDS encoding branched-chain amino acid ABC transporter permease: protein MLFQQILNGLTLGGVYALIALGYTMVYGILELINFAHGEIYMLGAYLGIIFFGFFTAIGLTSFSLPLALLLTFALAVIFCSAYGFTMEKIAYRPLRNAPRLSPLISAIGMSLFLQNYVMLTQGATDKVFPHLFGAAGFSIFNARLTYLQTVIIVVSFLLMISLHLFIKRTRMGKAMRAVAQDKLMASLLGIDVDSVISMTFVIGSGLAAIAGIMIALYYGLVNYSIGYVAGIKAFTAAVLGGIGSIPGAMFGGIFLGFVESMGGSYISNEYKDAYAFIVLIVVLLIRPSGILGKSAEEKV, encoded by the coding sequence ATGCTTTTCCAGCAGATCCTAAATGGTCTCACCCTGGGGGGAGTGTATGCCCTTATCGCCCTGGGCTACACTATGGTCTACGGGATTCTCGAGCTCATCAATTTCGCCCACGGCGAAATCTATATGCTCGGCGCATATCTCGGGATTATCTTTTTCGGGTTCTTCACCGCCATCGGCCTCACCTCCTTCAGTCTCCCCTTAGCACTGCTGCTCACCTTCGCCCTGGCCGTTATCTTCTGCTCTGCCTACGGTTTTACCATGGAAAAGATTGCTTACCGGCCCTTGAGGAATGCGCCGAGGCTGAGCCCGCTTATCAGTGCCATCGGGATGTCTCTCTTCCTTCAGAATTATGTCATGCTGACGCAGGGTGCGACGGACAAGGTCTTCCCCCATCTCTTCGGGGCCGCCGGTTTTAGCATCTTCAATGCGCGGTTAACGTATCTTCAGACCGTTATCATCGTTGTTTCGTTCCTCCTCATGATTTCTCTCCATCTCTTCATCAAGAGGACAAGAATGGGAAAGGCGATGCGCGCTGTGGCGCAGGATAAGCTCATGGCGTCTCTCCTGGGCATTGACGTGGACTCCGTGATTTCGATGACCTTTGTCATCGGATCCGGTCTTGCGGCTATCGCCGGGATCATGATAGCCCTGTATTATGGTCTCGTGAATTACTCGATTGGCTACGTCGCCGGCATCAAGGCATTTACCGCTGCGGTGCTCGGCGGGATCGGCAGTATTCCCGGAGCGATGTTCGGAGGGATATTCCTCGGCTTTGTCGAGAGCATGGGGGGGAGCTACATTTCGAATGAATATAAAGATGCGTATGCCTTTATCGTTCTCATCGTCGTGCTGCTCATTAGGCCTTCCGGGATACTCGGAAAATCTGCTGAGGAAAAGGTGTAG
- a CDS encoding branched-chain amino acid ABC transporter substrate-binding protein — MKGRLTGLFLILPLMICAACQKREDTIKIGVAAQMTGSEAKMGNDFKKGVTIAVEEWNSRGGILGKTVEIVTGDDQADPKQAVAVANKMANEGVVGVIGHFNSSCSIPASDVYNRAGVPMITPASTNPLLTERGYRGVFRVCGTDQQQGRVAAEFVRDNLKMKRVAILHDKTTYGQGFADLFRKYLGGNIEVVYYSGITKGDKDYKTVLTSVKEKRPEIIFFGGIYPETGLLVKQARELGLTVPFLSGDGSIDPKFIEIAGAGAAEGTYLTFSPDAKKIPTARTFNETYEKRFGEIGPYSVYAYDAANILLAAVREAGTTDGKKVMDRIHSMEFSGALGKIKFDEKGDVTISPYIVWVTEGGKFVEYWRPGR, encoded by the coding sequence ATGAAGGGAAGATTGACGGGGCTTTTTCTCATACTCCCTTTGATGATCTGCGCCGCATGCCAGAAAAGAGAGGATACCATCAAGATCGGGGTTGCCGCGCAGATGACCGGCTCAGAAGCGAAGATGGGAAACGACTTCAAGAAGGGTGTGACGATCGCGGTCGAGGAATGGAATAGCAGAGGCGGTATCTTGGGGAAGACTGTAGAGATAGTGACAGGTGACGACCAGGCCGACCCCAAGCAGGCGGTCGCTGTTGCAAATAAAATGGCGAATGAGGGGGTTGTTGGGGTTATCGGGCACTTTAATTCCAGTTGTTCGATCCCCGCATCTGACGTGTATAACCGCGCCGGCGTTCCGATGATAACGCCGGCTTCGACGAACCCTCTCCTTACGGAGCGGGGATACAGGGGGGTCTTCAGGGTCTGCGGCACCGACCAACAGCAGGGAAGGGTTGCTGCGGAATTCGTAAGAGACAACCTCAAGATGAAACGCGTCGCGATTCTCCATGACAAGACGACCTACGGCCAGGGTTTTGCCGACCTCTTCAGGAAATATCTCGGCGGTAACATCGAGGTGGTGTACTACAGCGGAATAACAAAGGGCGACAAGGATTATAAGACCGTGCTGACCTCAGTAAAAGAGAAGCGACCCGAGATTATCTTCTTTGGCGGGATTTATCCAGAAACGGGTCTCCTCGTGAAACAGGCACGGGAACTAGGTCTCACGGTACCCTTTCTGAGCGGCGACGGCTCCATAGATCCCAAATTTATCGAGATAGCGGGTGCCGGTGCAGCTGAAGGCACCTACCTGACGTTCAGTCCGGATGCGAAGAAGATTCCTACGGCGAGGACGTTTAATGAAACGTATGAGAAGAGATTCGGCGAGATCGGCCCCTATTCCGTGTACGCCTATGATGCTGCAAATATCCTTCTTGCGGCGGTCAGGGAGGCCGGCACCACGGACGGGAAAAAGGTCATGGACAGGATCCACTCCATGGAATTTTCCGGTGCTCTCGGGAAGATAAAGTTTGATGAGAAAGGTGACGTCACGATTTCTCCTTACATCGTTTGGGTCACAGAAGGGGGAAAGTTCGTCGAATACTGGAGGCCCGGGCGATAA
- the thiE gene encoding thiamine phosphate synthase, protein MSSSLPYSTGLYFITDRRVSGRTPEDMTLAAVKAGVRWVQYREKEKSRRDIYQDAAKLRRITADYRATFIVNDHADIALAVDADGVHLGQDDLPLKEARKVMGERIIGISTHSLKEAQAAAAGGADYIGFGPLFPTKTKDAGTPRGIEKLMQVRGEVSLPVVAIGGIATENLRSVLDAGADAVAVASAILIGDIAVNVAAFLRVLGEDAKRGRSPEELPGE, encoded by the coding sequence ATGAGTTCGAGCCTCCCCTATTCTACGGGACTTTACTTCATCACCGATAGAAGGGTGAGTGGCAGAACGCCTGAGGATATGACCCTTGCCGCAGTGAAGGCTGGGGTTCGGTGGGTGCAGTACAGGGAAAAGGAGAAATCGAGGAGAGACATCTATCAGGATGCCGCGAAGTTACGGCGGATAACAGCGGATTACCGCGCCACCTTCATTGTGAATGATCATGCAGACATCGCGCTCGCTGTTGATGCCGACGGCGTGCACCTTGGTCAGGACGACCTCCCCCTCAAAGAGGCACGGAAGGTGATGGGAGAGAGGATAATCGGCATATCAACCCATTCTCTGAAGGAAGCGCAGGCGGCTGCTGCCGGCGGGGCGGACTATATAGGCTTCGGTCCCCTCTTTCCGACAAAGACAAAAGATGCGGGTACACCGAGGGGTATAGAGAAGCTGATGCAGGTGAGGGGAGAAGTCTCTCTCCCGGTGGTCGCGATAGGAGGCATAGCAACGGAGAACCTCCGCTCGGTACTCGATGCCGGAGCCGATGCCGTTGCCGTCGCTTCGGCGATTCTCATCGGCGATATCGCCGTCAACGTCGCTGCCTTTCTCAGGGTCCTCGGAGAAGACGCGAAACGGGGGCGAAGTCCGGAGGAGCTGCCAGGAGAATAG